GTATGGTGCTGGAAACTCGGGGGTAGAGACCAGGGTTTGGGGGTAATAGAGCTTTTTGAGGGGTGGCTTGTGAAAAGAGGGTGCCAAAATTATGGTGGATTTTCAATGTTTACTTTAACAAAGCAATGctttcaacacacacacaaaaagcaacaATGTGATTGTGTTAGTCACAAAATAATTACAgggtttataaaaattttaacctGTAGTATGATCTGCTAATAGAATGTATATCTGAATTCGCTTGGAGATAACCTCAAATATCCAAACATGAGGTCCCTTTCCCACCGTacccctcttccttcccctcctctacTCTGGaggacacacatgcacacacatacacacacacaaagatttcCTACCCTAGAGGAATTCCAAATCTAGTTGGGAAGAGAACACCAACACTCaggaaagcaaaagaaatttcacAAAATAGAAAGTCATTGCTGAATGTAAGCTAAGCCTTCAGAGCTGTAGGAGTTCCTGCAGCAAATCCTTAAAAATAAGGAGTGGCTATGATAGACAGCAGTTAGCCAACAGCCGGCAGTAATATGCACATAGGGAGAACCAAGCCAGGCGAagcaaagcaaaggaaattgaacagCTTCCTGTAATAGTGGCAAAAGCACGAAAACCTACGGTGAAATTTTTTCAATCAGGGATAAGTGAGTTAACTTTCCATCTCCAAACCAGCTTTACCAACGCCACCTCCTGTAGGGGTTCTGGAACTTTCTTCATTCCCTACCCAACCAGGGCTCCAGggggcttaaaaaaaaacaaaaacgccCCTAAAAAAGGAGAGGGCCTGAGCCCACCGACCAGCGCCACCTCCAGGGTGGCCTCCGCAGGACTCTCACGCACGACTCTCACGCGCGCTCATGGGGGTTGCCTCCCAAGCGGGCTGGGCCTGTTTCCCCACGAGTGATTCACAGCACCTCTCGGGTGGGTCTTAGAGCTTTGGGCAGCTGGTGGAGCTCTGTCTCTTCATGAACAGACACTCCCTCTTAAACTAAGCCGGGAAGGTGGGGTCGTAACCGCGGGACAAAACCGAGGTTGGTGCAGGGAAGGAAAGCCTAAGTTGGCGCTGAGACACCAATATAACCAGGAAAAGTAAAATATGTCCCACTAAATGGTGGCAATCACGGGAACTCTATTTCGGAGGCTAGAGCTGCCTTGTTAGCATGAATCAATCGTCACTTAACAGAAGACTGACTCGTTTAAAATTCGAGCGTGAGGGGGCGAGCCTGCAGCCCGCACAGCCCTCTCTGCGTGGAGCCACCGAGCAGGACGCCCGCCACCGAGGCGGAACACGCTAGTCCCCAGACGTTGCCTGCTCTTGAAAACGTATTGTTTTGTCCACTTGCTCGGTGAATATCCATTTTTGACGCTCGCATCCAGAGACGTCAAAATACCCAACCAAACGTCTAACGTGAGACCTCATAATCCAAGATCGTGAAGCTTCCGTAAGAAAGAACCGAGATGGCCCGAATAACCGCCCAGAAATCCCAACACTGCTCTCCACCCACTTCGTGGCTTGTGGGGGGGAGACGGGGGGATTCagtcttaatttttctttcctttttgagtaATCTGACCCCCTCTCCGAAACCTCACAGCAATTCCCCAACCTTGGAGGGTGGCGGCGGGCGGACCTGGGTGCAGGCGCTCACAGCGCACGGCCAGACGGCCAAGCTCACGTCCAGGGCCCGGAGGCGCCGGCGCCCACCTCGGGAGTGCCGAGACTCGAGGGCCGCCCCCTGCGCCGCGTCCCCAGCCGGAGCCCTCGACACGCGGTTGCAGCGACCCCCATCTAACCCGGGATTCGAGAAGGCGTCGACCTGCGAGGTTGGAGGGGAGTGGGCACCTTCCCGCAGGACCTCGCCACCGCCGGTGCCCCTCCTCGCCCGCCCCCGGCCCAAGGTCCCCGGTGGGACACGGCAGGGACCCTGCAGCCGAGAGGCTCTCGGAGCTCCCTGTGAGCTGGAGCCTCCGCGGCCCGAAAGTCACCCTTGAAAGCGGTGGGGACTCCTGGTTTTCTAAACGCCACAGCGCCCTCGAGGGTGTCGGGGTGGCGATCGCAAggccgccgcgcccccgcccgcaGCCGCCTCCACCCCGCGCGCTCGGGGGCGGGCCTCTCCGGGAGCCGCCcacgccccctggcgccccggcCGCAGCGTGGCCAGGAGGCGGGGGTGGGCCCGGTTAAAAGGCGCCGCCGAAGGCCACAGGTGGCGGCAGCTCCCGACGCTCGGCGGCGCGGTTCTCTCCACCCGGGGCCCGGCGGCTCGCGGGAGGCAGCGCAAAGGCAGGCCCCGGCTCGCGACGCACGCCACCCCAGCCCGCCCGGACCCAGGCCCCGCGCCGGGACCCTCGGACCCCCGCCGCAGGTGAGGCTCGCCGGGGCGCGAACCCGCTGGGAGCGCGGAGGCCGGCGCCCGGGGGGTGGCAGTGCGGCCACCCGGCTCGGCCCCGGGCCATCGCGGAGGGACGGGACCCGGTCCGCACGGGGCAAACGCGGGGAGTGCGCGACCGGCGACCCGGGGCGCAGGTGTCGAGGGCGCACTTGGGACCCGGCGCTCCTGCGGCGGAGCTGGAGACGCGAGCCCGGGGTGCTTGGCCCCGCGCGCCCGAGGGGCACCGGATACCGCGAGGCCCCGAGGCCGCCCCGGGGCGCGTCCGGAGGTGGCCGGTGTGTGCTTAGCATTTCCTGGGGGAAACTCTTCTCCTGGCACTCTGGTCGCCAGGTTGCTTATCTGCAGCGACCGAGAAGTTTAAATTCGCTGCAGGCTTGGCTTGGAAAGAAAGGTCGATTGTGTTGGATGGGCAGGAAGGCTGCGCCGGAGCCGCCGGCCCGGCCGGGAGCTCCGCGGCCAGGGTTGTGTCACAGTCAACAGAACCAGGCGGGGGTCTGAACCTGAAGCCCCTTGGcggctgcttttcttttcttccccaaagCAACTCCAGAGCGGCTGTTTGTGCGCGGTGGTTTCTGGCCGGGAGACAGGAACGCCAGTGGGACACTGGTTTGCAGACGGTGTGTGCGGCTGGGCCAAGGCGTGCCACCCTCACTGGAGGGGACTCAACCTTCCCGGGGCGCCTCCACCCCCCTGGCACCTGGACACCATGGGCATGCCCTTGGGACTCTGTCTTGAGAAGAGAGGGGACTGTAGAACCTGGCGACAGCCTTGTCTGGCCCCTTAACCCTTCCGAGCCTGCTTCAGCACTTGTTTTGCTAAGTTAGACAAAGTTGCAGGTGCTTGGAGGGGGCACGGGGACCCCGTGGGGACAGCTCTCCAAGGCCGGCCACCCCAAAAGGAACGGCTGCAGAAGAAGGCTTCGTGAAGAACTCAAGGGGGCCTTCCCTGGAACAGATCCACCCCCTCACCCGCCCTGTGGCGTCGCCCTCGGGCTCCGTGCACGGGAAGCGGAGGGCCCGCGGGAGCCCGCCCGGGACCCGCACCGCGGGGGCCCGAGGTCAGGCGAGCAGCTCCGCGGTTGACTTGAAGTCTGGGAACCGTGTCCTCGGGCCTGCTAGGTCCATCTTAACCGATTCCTCTCTCCCATTGGGGAGGAATTTTCATTTACTCCTTTTACCTAAAAGGACCTTTAAAGCAGGTAGCCGCTACTCAACccaaaaccctttttttttttttttttaacaatactGGGTCTGCGTGTAACTGTATTTTTCAAAGTTGATGGTGATGGAACTGGTTGACAGAAAAGTGTAGCTCTGGGTCGGTACCACAGAAGACTGCAGAGGCATAaacccacccctcaccccccaccaccaccacagtaTTTTTGGCCAGATATATTGATCTAAGCCAGGGCCAAGTTTATGTCTTTAGTGTCCTGTTTCCAGTAAATGGCACTGGAATCGCTAAttccaatggcttttttttttttttgtctgagttTTGTTGCTTTggtggtccttttttttttttttttaagatttatttttatttatttaattcccctcccctcccccggttgtctgttttctgtgtctttttgctaagtcttgtttctttgtccgcagCACGGGAAgagtgggcggcaccattcctgggcaggctgcactatctttcgtgctgggcggctctccttacggaggtgcactccttgcgcgtggggctcccctacgcggggacacccctgcgtggcagggcactccttgcgtgcatcagcactgcgtatgggccagctccacacgggtcaaggaggcccggggtttgaacattggacctcccatgtggtagacggatgccctaaccactgggccaaagtccgtttcctgattTGGTGGTTCTGAAGTGCAAAGTTCTAGGTGAAACCATTGGCTTTTGGGCTCCCTGGCAGCCTGCATTTCAAAGGGTCAGGCCGGAACCCAGGCTAAACCTCTGCTTTTTccccaatgtttctttttttttttttttttttcaaactgaaCCAGGCTAAATGTTTCCTTGTTATATTCTGATCTTTAACTTTCCTGTCCCCGAGTTTCTCCGTGTGCCTGCTGCCTCCTATGGCCAATGAAACATTAAATAATTTCAGGCAGAGGTTGGTGCGGGCAGCAGTGCTGAGATAAAGAAGTTCATCACAAGCTGCCCGAGGGCGTGTCATCGGAAAACACGATCGCACTTGCTCCAAATGATGAGTGCAGGATGCTCTTAAGTAAGAGGAAAAGGAGGATTCACTACCAGCTTAGAAGGGGTGGAAAGCAGATTACTCACCAGAACTGTGACAAGGGTAGAACCTAGATCAGAAGAGGGATTGGTGACAGACTGGGGTGTAGCTATGAATAAATGAAGACAGTTCATATCCCGGGAGGAAAAGAAGGCCATTGGCTCACGGAGGGGGTGCCACGGCAGCAAATGCAGCATTTCTCCATGTCCATTTTTAACCGAAGCGAGCTTTTGCTTCTGTGCTACATTCCCACCATACATCTTTGCTGGGCCAGTAACAGGGGAATCACTGGGTTGAACGTTCTGTCGTTTTTCATGTCAAAACCCTTGCCCACAGTGTAAACGCCCCTTTGCAGCACTCCTCAAAACAGCTGAACCCTGAATAGTGAGTAAGCCGTCAGCCCAGCATGACGGTAAGGGCCATCCATCCATAAACAGAGCTTGTCTTGGGCCTACGTGGGCATGGTGGCTTTTCTCCATGGAGAGGCCGTTTCTAACCTGTCCCTTGTCATATAGGAAAAGGAAGTGAGGCCCGTTGCGAAATTTTAACTTGGGTGCCTCCAGCATAAAACTTCTACAATCGGTGACCATTGCACTGCCACTGCTTGAATCAGTGGACCTTGACTGaaataattaaaggaaatttCTCTGCAAGGAGACAGTGCAACACTAGATTAGGTGGAGCTATAGGAAttgcttccctttttttatttgtattgtggtaatatatatacaacacagttttcccattttaactgctTTCAAGTATACATTTCAGTGGTATTCATTACATTTGCAATATTGTGTTACCCTCAccaccattaccaaaacttttttcctcaggccaaacagaaactctgtacccatttaAGCAGTAATTTCCCATAATCTCTATCCTCCACCCCGTCCCTGGTAAACtctcatctactttctgtctctacaaatttgcATATACTAGATAGTTCATTTAAGTGGAATCtgcagtatttgcccttttgtgtcggGCTCATTTCACTCAATTTGGTATCTCCAAGgttcagaatttcattcctttttatggctgaaaaagaCTCCATTATATGTTGTTTATCCGTTCTTCTGTGGATAGACACttgattgcttccatcttttggaaagtGTGAATGCTGCTGCTGTAGACAAGTATCTGTTTGCGTCCCTGATTTAAAGTCTTTTGAATATATACTTAGACATGGGGTTGCCAGGGCATATGGTGGTTCTATGTGTAACTTTTCGAAGCAACATCACAGTTTTCCCCAGCACCTGTACCACACCTCATCTTTGTCAGcaattgttattttttgtttttttgtttgtttgtttgattttttttttcataatagccattctagtgactTTGAGGTGGTGTTTTATTGTGGTTtggatgtgcatttccctaaatgGTAATTatgtcaagcatcttttcatgtgtttattggccatttgtgtatcttctttggagaaatgtcttttgaagtccttgcccatttttaagtgcagTTCCTTGTTTCTTGGTTGttgtgggagttctttatattttaaactgcTTCTTGACCCCATGATTTAACTGTGCTTGGCCTTTCTGCTTTTAAGGTAAGGTTGACCCAAGCAACTATCATCCGCAGAGGCAAAGCCCAAAACTTGAGACTGTCAAACAAATGCAACTGTTGAACACAGTTCCGTGTGAATAGTGACTTACGTAAAGAGTTTTGGAAAGACCAAGGAGTTTCCACAGAGGAGTCTGTGGGTTCAGTGGGAATGAACTGGTGCCTTTAAACTAGAATACTTTCATTTGTGGTGCTCTCTATCCCCACCCCAAATTTTTATTGTATGCTAAAGACTGGGTGAATTCGGTGAACAAGATCCTCTCTATTAGGCAACCTTTagaaaacatataaaaacatGTTCAAGATGGTTTGGAAAGTATACATTTAATCCTTCTGGTAAACTAGATTGTTTTCCCCTTTTTTGGTGCGGTTGCACAAGAGTTGGTGTTTGCTTAGGAAGAGATTTAAGGGAGCTGACTTACCGAGACCCAGAGAAAGCTCCCAGATGCGGTCCTGACTCATCCCCCTTGACTGTGTTCATTTTGTCTGTTTCAGTGCAACCTCCAAGAGGAGAAGATGGATTGGGGCTCACTTCAGACTATTTTGGGGGGTGTCAATAAATACTCCACCAGTATTGGCAAGATCTGGCTCACGGTCCTCTTCATTTTTCGCATTATGATTCTGGTTGTGGCCGCGAAGGAAGTCTGGGGAGATGAGCAAGCCGATTTCATCTGTAACACTCTCCAGCCTGGATGCAAAAATGTGTGCTACGACCATTACTTCCCCATCTCTCACATCCGACTTTGGGCTCTTCAGTTGATCTTTGTGTCCACGCCGGCTCTTTTGGTGGCCATGCACGTGGCTTACCAAAGACACGAGAAGAAAAGGAAGTTCATTAAGGGAGAGACAAAGACTGAATTTAAGGACCTAGAAGAGGTCAAAAGCCAAAAGGTTCGCATTGAAGGGTCGCTGTGGTGGACCTACACAAGCAGCATCTTCTTCCGGGTCATCTTTGAGGCCGCCTTCATGTATGTCTTCTACATCATGTACGATGGCTTCGCCATGCAGCGTCTGGTGAAATGCAGTTCGTGGCCTTGTCCCAATACGGTGGACTGCTTCGTGTCCAGGCCCACGGAGAAGACTGTGTTCACAGTTTTCATGATTGCTGTGTCTGGAATTTGCATACTGctaaatgtcactgaattgtgcTATTTGCTAATTAGATATTGTTCAGGAAAGTCAAGAAAACCAGTTTAACACATTGCCAAGCTCTGAGGTGAAAGATAGCATGAAAAGGATGAGGTAACCTTTGCTTAGCTACCTAGGCACAGTCACCCCAGCATTTCCCCAGATAAAGATCCATATCTTAAATGCAACTACTTGAAACCCCTGGTAGAACGCCCATGAAACTGCTACCACCTCCAGTGGAGTTCTGCTCCCTGCGAGCTTCCAAAGGCCTAAGTCCATGCCGAGATTAATTTTTACTAAAACTAGTTCCGGTGAAACCCCCTGCTGGTAGGGGATGTCGTAAGATACTTTCAGATTTTAAGCAAAGGAGAgaagcatttctttttctttattcgcGAAAAGGAGAGAACGCCACGTTCTAAAGAGGATGCTGATAAGGTTTACTTGTTCCTTGTAGGGTTCCCCTTGCCAATTTTCCCGGATTAAAAGTAAACATGGAGAATCGTGGTTCTTTTATTTGCTTTGCAAGTTTTAATGTCTAGCAATGGACAAAGTTACCCTAATGCTTCAGGctcttttatacttttttttttttaactttttttttaaaactttaaaataaggtATGTTCTTTGTATCTACAAGATGTTCTAGGAACCATTCTATGTTCTTCCTATTTCACAGGCTCAGAGTGTAAATGGTGTGTGATTCAATGCTGTACTTTCATTTAAATTATGGCCTTTGGGTTATGAATAATTTGCAGTCTCCTGAGAGGCTCCCCATTGTACCGATTACTGTGTGTAAAACATTCAGCATCTCTCCAGTTCTCATGTGAACTCAAAACAGAAATCTTGGTGATAGCTAATGATAGCAGATGGCCTCCTTTTTTAAATGGTAGATGTAATTTTGCATAAGAAACACAGGAGGACCCCAGATTTAGAACAGGTTGCTGGGGAATATTTTATTGCCACAGTACAAGTTAATGGTGCAGAACAAAATGGGGAGGGTGTTGGGTTTTTTTGACTAGACCCTACTTCTGATGATTAAAGATGAGTTTAGTCTACTTCAAAAGTCTGTTTGCTTCCCTTTTTGGTGTACAAGTGttttaagagaaaagagaattaatagatattttgaaaaaaaaatagaaactagaGTTTAGACAAATGTTTAGCAGTTCAATAGGACAAAATTCAATAGGACAAACTGAACCCTAGTATTACCATGATTCCATGGCTTCCAAAAACTGGCACTTGACATACTTCAATGAGGGTAAACATTTTCCTGTTACTGAGAAtagcattgtaaaaatattttgtaataataaataatagctTTAATTACATGCTTGTAACGAAAATGATTTTGTAATgtctcaaattttttaaaatattgcaatataattcatatattatttaaaacCCAAGGTTTTTAATAgaagagcagattttaatttcATGTAGAGTCATTTGAATGTGTAAGTacattaattttttgtatttcctGTCATCAAGTGGGTAAGTGGGCACGTTAACAGGGATCTTCTGCCCCAGCTGCAGAAAAGCCTCTATCATTAGAGAGACTggcagggaagagagaaagaaagatgattTCTTCACAAACCCACGCTCGCCTCTACCACTTTTTTGATGAACCTCCGCCCAAGGACACAGTGAGGCGCTGCATGGAAACATAGCTTAGAGAATGCTGCACCTGCCCTCTATGACCACTCCGGCTCCTGAATAAATCATAGTAGctgacatttgaaaatattatccATGGTGAGGACTGAGGCCCGAGAAAAAGCCTAGAAGGTGCGTTTTTATGGGCTTTTCTTTCTGTAGAGTTGTATGTAACTGAAGCTGGTTGTGTGAACTGCTTGCTTTTCCTTCCTTGGTGCCCATCTCTCTGGGAAATAAATCAGATGGCCTGGTCTTTGTCCCCGTGCGTGTGGCCATGGGCTCCCGGAGGCCTGCCCAGCCCTTCTGCAGCCCTCTCCAGAGACAACCACACTCATGACGCCTGTGTCCTTTCATCACTAAGAGCTGTCAGTCCAGGGACTTCAAAGCATTCGCACATCGACAATTATTGGTATTTTTATGGAGcaccataaaatttttaaatagctttaaaaGCACAGAAACACCAGCCAACTTTCATCTAGGTAAGAGAAAAAGGAACCCCTGCCTACTTCCTCTGTCCATAGCCTGTTAAAATAACACACAACTTCTTAAATAGGTATATCCTACAAGCAATGAAGATTATTACTCTCAAGGTATTAAAGGACTGTGCCCAAATAATTACAGGCTACTACCTACCACTTTTAAGAAACTAGCAATATGCCTGGAAATTAGAGATTAAACCCTCCAAATGATAATCCTGAATATATACATTGCAAAGCATCAAATTATCATTtgtattaggttaaaaaaaaagtcctgtttttttttcattccatgaaacaaaaacatgTCAGGTTGGAAGCATTAAATTCAAGGCATGACACACTCAGGTTCTAGAGAGGGATTCCTGTACTGGGTGACATTTTGGTGTCAATGACCATGGGGATTTTAGGAAACAATGGATACATAATTTAGCCTAGCATGAGATTCATTGATAAACTGGGGGAACTTGGTCTCAACTCTTCAGTAGATGTTCCATTATcgaaagatgaataaaaaatggCGACAGTGGGTCAAAGTCAACTTTTGGAGAGACAAACGTACCTTTCTACAGAGGTGGGGCCTGGACCCTGTCTTGTCCATCTTGTGATCACTGACCTAACTGATGGATTAGAGAACTGCAAGCTAGGTGCTGAAGTTGGGTTTTATGGTCAGTAAAcatttctctgggcct
The window above is part of the Dasypus novemcinctus isolate mDasNov1 chromosome 15, mDasNov1.1.hap2, whole genome shotgun sequence genome. Proteins encoded here:
- the GJB2 gene encoding gap junction beta-2 protein — protein: MDWGSLQTILGGVNKYSTSIGKIWLTVLFIFRIMILVVAAKEVWGDEQADFICNTLQPGCKNVCYDHYFPISHIRLWALQLIFVSTPALLVAMHVAYQRHEKKRKFIKGETKTEFKDLEEVKSQKVRIEGSLWWTYTSSIFFRVIFEAAFMYVFYIMYDGFAMQRLVKCSSWPCPNTVDCFVSRPTEKTVFTVFMIAVSGICILLNVTELCYLLIRYCSGKSRKPV